The sequence TGGAATTACTCATCGAACAGGTCGTCGACCGCTTCGCGTGCCGCCAGCGCGGCGTCGTCGGCGACCTGCTCAGGGTCGATGCCTGCTCCGTCCTCGTCGTCGCCCTCGAGTGTCGGCGCGTTGAGGTAGACGTCGACCTCGAGGATGCCCTCCTCGAAGGTGACGGTGACGTCGAGGTCGCGGACGTCGGACTGCTTGTACCGCGAGAAGACCAGTCCTTCGGCGACCTCGGCTGCGGTCTGGACGACCTCCTCGTCGGCTGGTTCGTCGCTCGTCATCGTGCTCATCGCTCCGCGTCGATCAGGCACCGCCCGGGCCACCGGGGCCTGCGGGGCCGCCCATGCCGCCGCCCATGCCACCGAGGAGGTTCTCGAGTTCGTCCTGCAGGCCTTCGAACTGCTGCTGGACGCGCTCTTCCTGTTTCTCGAGCGTCTCGAGACGGATCTCGAGGGAGTCGACGGTGTCCTCGAGGTCGTCTTCGGCCTCGTCGTACTCGGTCTCGACGAGAAGTTCGCCGACGTTGCGGTACATCGTCGTGTCCTCGTCGATCTCCTCGAGTTCCTCGAGGGCGTTTTCGGCTTCGGTGAGCCGCGATTCGGCCTCCTGTTTCTGGATGGCGACCGTCTGGGCGGTCTCCTGAAGGTCCTGAAGCTGCTCGATTTTCTCCTGTGCTTCTGGCGGCAGGTTTCCTTGCATACATCGACCGTCGCCCTCCGGACGGAAAAAGACACGCTTTCGTTCGGATCACCGACCGGACTCGAGGGCGTCCGCGCCGCTCAGAACGGCAGAGGTTACCCGGGAAGTCGACCAGCGCGGTCGAGCGCTCCGAGAACGACGGTTCCAGCGATGAGAGCGAACGCGGCGATCTGGAACAGGGTATCGTAGGTGTATCCGTACTCGACGAACCAGCCGAGCACGAGCGACCCGAGTGCCTGTACGAGCATCCACATCGAACTGAACGCGGCGTAGGCACTGCCGCGGGTCGAATCCGGGAGGGTGTCGAGGAGGAACGTGTCAGTCGCCGGGAAGAGCGCGTGGATCACGAAGCCGACGATCGCCGAGACGACGACCAGCCCGGCGAGGTTCTGGACCGCCGTCAGCACGATCAGGCCCACCGAAAACGTGGCGACGATCCCTAACATGTACGGCACCCGCGGTAGCTTGTCCGCCAGGTCGCCACCGAGGTAGAACGCCGGGATTCCCGCGGCGAAGACGACCG is a genomic window of Natrarchaeobaculum aegyptiacum containing:
- a CDS encoding prefoldin subunit beta; translation: MQGNLPPEAQEKIEQLQDLQETAQTVAIQKQEAESRLTEAENALEELEEIDEDTTMYRNVGELLVETEYDEAEDDLEDTVDSLEIRLETLEKQEERVQQQFEGLQDELENLLGGMGGGMGGPAGPGGPGGA
- a CDS encoding DUF3194 domain-containing protein; amino-acid sequence: MTSDEPADEEVVQTAAEVAEGLVFSRYKQSDVRDLDVTVTFEEGILEVDVYLNAPTLEGDDEDGAGIDPEQVADDAALAAREAVDDLFDE